From one Danio rerio strain Tuebingen ecotype United States chromosome 19, GRCz12tu, whole genome shotgun sequence genomic stretch:
- the LOC141379075 gene encoding uncharacterized protein, with protein sequence MSIEEVVRHLAEISRRQQVITEQLTARQDRMEQQLRQAAGSSQFSEVSAHRFITKLSDLDDIDAYLHTFEVIAERERWPKESWARMLAPFLTGEAQRAYFALETPKNDDYKALKKEILARPRRLRTLTSMRNPDSLAALVEAVELAEAHVARETGERAALPPRRVNAPWRPVEGTTRPGSRPAVPSPVDEPMPTEPTSHSTPAWMAGCVVHRNVPPEAPTRKVCIDGKTQTATLDTGSAITLVHPKTLKYHQEGKSRIPITCVHGDTRHVPSQKVTIATKSGSWRIEVGVVPDLPVPLLLGRDWPGFDDLLTHHQARSARAKKNSKGRAQRDRQTALMATESDRGGESSSANLYYDLFQQITAGGDFGRAQREDETLKHCWPQVRIIDGNERFPSPHPLPHFIVQNGLLYCVAERRGETKTLLVVPRTKRETVLELAHTHPMAGHLGAANTIKRIRDRFHWPGLDGEVKRYCQACDICQRTSPQRPPPSPLIPLPIIEVPFNRIGMDLIGPLPKSARGHEHILVILDYATRYPEAIPLRKATSSAIAKELFLLCSRVGIPAEILTDQGTPFMSRLMADLCRLLKVKQIKTSVYHPQTDGLVERFNKTLKQMLRRVVAEDGRDWDLMIPYVLFGIREVPQGSTGFTPFELLFGRQPRGLLDVARQAWEQEPAPQRSVIEHVRDMRGRIEKVMPIVKQHLTEAQRAQQRLYNRPAQPREFQPGDKVMILIPTTTSKFLASWKGPYTVVERVGPVNYRVRQPGRRREEQLYHINLMKKWVAAPGHLVAFSEETSPVVHIGEQLSPNQKAELQALVGQFRDVFSEKPGRTTIIQHDIITPPGTIVRQRPYRVPEARRLAINDEIQKMRKLGIIEPSRSPWSSPIVMVPKPDGTLRFCNDFRKLNEISKFDGYPMPRVDELLDRLGGARFISTIDLTKGYWQLPLSESAKEKTAFSTPGGHWQYRVLPFGLHGAPATFQRMMDILLRPHQPYAAAYLDDLIVHSESWEEHLSRLRTQVRAFLGLAGYYRCFIPNFSSIASPLTDLTRKGQPEKIQWNREADGAFHKTRHL encoded by the coding sequence ATGTCGATCGAAGAGGTAGTACGCCATCTAGCGGAAATCTCAAGAAGACAACAAGTGATAACTGAACAACTCACCGCCAGACAAGACCGTatggaacaacagctccgccaAGCGGCCGGTTCCAGCCAGTTCTCTGAGGTGAGCGCCCATAGATTTATCAcaaaactcagcgacctggatgatattgatGCTTACCTGCACACCTTTGAGGTAATTGCGGAAAGAGAGAGATGGCCGAAGGAAAGTTGGGCAAGGATGCTAGCGCCATTCCTGACTGGAGAAGCTCAAAGAGCTTATTTCGCATTAGAGACACCGAAAAATGACGActataaagcattaaaaaaggAGATACTCGCCAGACCCAGACGGCTCCGCACACTTACCAGCATGAGGAACCCCGACTCGCTGGCCGCTTTGGTGGAGGCGGTGGAGCTGGCGGAAGCTCATGTGGCCCGGGAGactggggagagagcggctctgccaccccggagggtaaatgcgccatggcgaccggtggagggcacaacaagaccaggcagcagaccggcggtccccagcccagtcgacgagccgatgcccacagaGCCAACATCtcactcgaccccggcctggatggcagggtgcgtggtacatcgcaacgtccctcccgaagctcccacccgtAAAGTATGCATAGACGGGAAAACACAGACGGCCACATTGGATACAGGAAGTGCAATAACCCTGGTTCatccaaaaacattaaaatatcatcAGGAAGGAAAAAGCCGAATCCCGATTACATGCGTACACGGGGATACCCGCCACGTACCATCCCAAAAAGTCACCATAGCGACGAAGTCGGGAAGCTGGCGCATCGAAGTAGGAGTGGTTCCAGATCTTCCAGTACCCCTTCTTCTGGgtagagactggccggggttcgatgaTCTCCTCACCCACCATCAGGCTCGATCGGCTCGGGCAAAGAAGAACAGCAAGGGACGGGCTCAACGGGACCGCCAAACAGCGCTGAtggccaccgagagcgacagagggggtgagtcatcatcgGCTAACCTGTACTATGATCTTTTTCAACAGATTACCGCAGGTGGCGATTTCGGGAGAGCACAACGTGAAGACGAAACGTTGAAGCACTGCTGGCCACAAGTCCGGATCATAGACGGTAACGAACggtttcccagccctcaccccctcccacattttattgttcaaaatggtctgctgtactgtgtcgcagagaggcggggggaaacaAAGACGCTATTGGTCGTCCCAAGGACCAAAAGGGAGACTGTTCTGGAACTGGCACATACTCACCCGATGGCAGGACATCTAGGAGCAGCCAACACGATCAAGAGGATCAGAGATCGTTTCCATTGGCCCGGGTTGGATGGAGAAGTTAAGAGGTATTGTCAGGCATGCGACATCTGCcaaagaacgtctccccaacgaccaccccccagccctctgataccattacccatcattgaggtgcccttcaaccgcattggcatggacttgatagggcctttgccgaagtcggcccggggacatgaacaCATCCTTGTCATCCTCGACTACGCCACCAGATATCCAGAAGCGATACCTCTGAgaaaagccacgtcatcggcaaTCGCTAAAGAGCTGTTTTTATTGTGCAGCCGAGTAGGAATACCagcagagatactgaccgaccagggcaccccattcatgtcccggttgatggcagacctctgccgcctcctaaaggtaaagcaaataaaaacctcTGTTTATCATCCGCAGACTGATGGCTTGGTGGAGCGCTTTAACAAGacgctgaagcagatgctccgcagggtggtggcagaggatgggcgcgactgggacctcatgatcccgtacgtgctTTTCGGGATCAGAGAAGTTCCCCAAGGATCTACAGGTTTTACACCTTTTGAATTGCTGTTCGGCCGTCAACCACGAGGGCTATTGGACGTGGCTCGTCAAGCTTGGGAGCAAGAGCCAGCCCCACAACGGTCAGTGATTGagcacgtacgggacatgagaggaCGTATAGAGAAAGTCATGCCCATTGTCAAGCAAcatctgaccgaagcccagcgcgcccaacagcgattatataaccggcccgcccaacccagagagttccaaCCAGGGGACAAAGTAATGATCCTGATACCTACCACCACTTCGAAGTTCTTGGCCTCTTGGAAGGGGCCatatacagtggtagaaagggtagggccggtaaactatcgagtccgtcagccgggacgaagaagaGAAGAACAACTTTACCACATCAATTTGatgaagaaatgggttgcagctccaggtcatctagttgccttctcagaagaaacttctcccgttgtccatataggtgagcaactctcgccgaatcagaaggcggagctgcaagccttggtcggtcagttcagggatgtgttctcagagaaaccgggccgaaccaccatcatccagcacgacatcatcaccccacctggcaccatcgtccggcagaggccttatcgagtaccagaagctcgccggctggctatcaacgatgagatccaaaagatgaggaaattgggaatcatcgaaccatctcgtagcccgtggtccagccccatagtgatggtccccaaacccgacggCACCCTCCGCTTCTGCAATGACTTCAGGAAGCTGAACGAAATTTCCAAATTCGAcgggtaccccatgcctcgggtggacgagctgctggatcggctgggtggagcccgattcatatccacgatcgacctcaccaaaggctactggcaactaccactaagtgaaagcgccaaggagaaaaccgccttctccactcccggtgggcactggcaataccgggttcttcccttcgggctccacggggctcCAGCAACATTCCAGCgtatgatggacatcctgctgagaccccaccagccgtatgcagcagcatacctcgacgacctaatcgtccactccgagtcatgggaagaacatctatcccggttgcggacccaggtacgtgcatttctggggttagcgggctactatagatgtttcattcccaatttctcatccatagccagcccgttgacagacctgaccagaaaggggcagccagaGAAGATACAATGGAACAGGGAAGCAGATGGCGCGTTCCATAAAACGCGCCATCTGTAA